A single region of the Pseudomonas sp. VD-NE ins genome encodes:
- a CDS encoding protein-L-isoaspartate(D-aspartate) O-methyltransferase, which translates to MTSQRTRERLIQRLYEEGVSNAKVLEVIRRTPRHLFVDEALAHRAYEDTALPIGNNQTISQPYMVARMSELLLEAGPLDKVLEIGTGSGYQTAVLSQLVERVFSVERIKVLQDRAKERLVELNLRNVVFRWGDGWEGWPALAPYNGIIVTAVATDVPQALLDQLAPGGRMVIPVGSGEVQQLLLIVREENGFSRHVLGAVRFVPLLNGPLA; encoded by the coding sequence ATGACTTCCCAGCGTACCCGCGAGCGGCTGATTCAGCGGTTGTATGAAGAGGGCGTGTCCAACGCCAAGGTGCTGGAAGTCATCCGCCGTACGCCGCGCCACCTGTTCGTCGACGAAGCGCTGGCCCATCGCGCCTACGAAGACACGGCGCTGCCGATCGGCAATAACCAGACGATTTCCCAGCCTTATATGGTGGCGCGCATGAGCGAGCTGCTGCTGGAGGCGGGGCCGCTGGATAAAGTGCTGGAGATCGGCACCGGTTCCGGTTACCAGACCGCCGTGTTATCGCAACTGGTCGAGCGGGTGTTCTCGGTCGAGCGCATCAAGGTGCTGCAGGATCGTGCCAAGGAACGTTTGGTTGAACTGAACCTGCGCAACGTGGTGTTCCGTTGGGGCGATGGCTGGGAAGGCTGGCCGGCGCTGGCGCCTTATAACGGCATTATCGTCACCGCTGTGGCCACGGACGTACCGCAAGCCTTGCTCGATCAATTGGCTCCGGGCGGGCGCATGGTGATTCCGGTGGGCTCCGGAGAAGTGCAGCAACTGTTGCTGATCGTGCGTGAGGAAAACGGTTTTTCCCGGCATGTTCTCGGGGCTGTTCGTTTCGTGCCGTTGCTCAATGGGCCGCTGGCCTGA
- the fdxA gene encoding ferredoxin FdxA → MTFVVTDNCIKCKYTDCVEVCPVDCFYEGPNFLVIHPDECIDCALCEPECPAVAIFSEDEVPEEMQEFIQLNVELAEIWPNITEKKESLPDAEEWDGVKGKIKDLER, encoded by the coding sequence ATGACCTTCGTCGTCACCGACAACTGCATCAAGTGCAAGTACACCGACTGCGTAGAAGTCTGTCCGGTGGACTGCTTTTACGAAGGCCCGAACTTCCTGGTGATTCACCCGGATGAGTGCATCGACTGCGCCCTGTGCGAACCGGAATGCCCGGCCGTAGCCATCTTCTCCGAGGACGAAGTTCCGGAAGAGATGCAGGAGTTCATCCAGCTGAACGTTGAGCTGGCGGAAATCTGGCCGAATATCACCGAGAAGAAAGAATCGCTGCCGGATGCCGAAGAGTGGGATGGCGTCAAAGGCAAGATCAAAGATCTCGAACGCTGA
- the rpoS gene encoding RNA polymerase sigma factor RpoS — translation MALSKEVPEFDIDDEVLLMETGIDSDSMSNDEGAAPPSVRSKSKHSASLKQHKYIDYTRALDATQLYLNEIGFSPLLSPEEEVHFARLSQSGDPAGRKRMIESNLRLVVKIARRYVNRGLSLLDLIEEGNLGLIRAVEKFDPERGFRFSTYATWWIRQTIERAIMNQTRTIRLPIHVVKELNVYLRAARELTQKLDHEPSPEEIANLLEKPVGEVKRMLGLNERVSSVDVSLGPDSDKTLLDTLTDDRPTDPCELLQDDDLSQSIDQWLSELTDKQREVVVRRFGLRGHESSTLEDVGLEIGLTRERVRQIQVEGLKRLREILEKNGLSSESLFQ, via the coding sequence ATGGCTCTCAGTAAAGAAGTGCCGGAGTTTGACATCGACGATGAGGTTCTCCTTATGGAGACCGGCATCGATTCGGATTCGATGTCGAATGATGAAGGGGCTGCTCCACCTTCCGTTCGTTCCAAATCCAAACACTCCGCTTCACTTAAACAACATAAGTACATCGATTACACGCGGGCACTTGATGCCACGCAGTTGTATCTCAACGAAATCGGCTTTTCCCCACTGCTCTCCCCGGAGGAAGAAGTTCATTTTGCGCGCTTGTCGCAAAGTGGCGATCCGGCCGGGCGCAAGCGCATGATTGAAAGTAACCTGCGGCTGGTGGTCAAAATCGCCCGGCGTTACGTCAATCGGGGGCTGTCGCTGCTGGATCTGATCGAAGAGGGCAACCTCGGACTGATCCGGGCGGTGGAAAAGTTCGATCCCGAGCGCGGCTTCCGCTTCTCGACCTACGCGACCTGGTGGATTCGTCAGACCATCGAGCGCGCGATCATGAACCAGACCCGGACCATCCGGTTGCCGATTCATGTGGTCAAGGAGCTCAACGTGTACCTGCGGGCTGCACGGGAGCTGACGCAAAAACTCGACCACGAACCTTCACCCGAAGAGATCGCCAACCTGCTGGAAAAACCGGTGGGCGAGGTCAAGCGCATGCTTGGTCTGAACGAGCGGGTTTCTTCGGTCGACGTCTCGCTGGGTCCGGATTCGGATAAAACCCTGCTGGACACCCTCACCGATGATCGTCCGACCGATCCTTGTGAACTGCTGCAGGATGACGACCTGTCGCAGAGCATCGATCAATGGCTGTCGGAGTTGACCGACAAGCAGCGCGAAGTGGTTGTACGCCGCTTCGGCCTGCGCGGTCACGAGAGCAGTACGCTGGAAGATGTAGGCCTGGAGATCGGCCTGACCCGGGAACGGGTGCGGCAGATCCAGGTGGAAGGCCTCAAGCGCCTTCGTGAGATCCTCGAGAAGAATGGCCTGTCGAGCGAGTCGCTGTTCCAGTAA
- the surE gene encoding 5'/3'-nucleotidase SurE has product MRILISNDDGVTAPGLAALYAALADYTECVVIAPEQDKSGASSSLTLDRPLHPQYLANGFISLNGTPTDCVHLGLNGLLEREADMVVSGINLGANLGDDVLYSGTVAAALEGRFLERPSFAFSLVSRQVDNLPTAAYFARKLVEAHAGLDLPPRTVLNVNIPNLPIDHIRGIQLTRLGHRARAAAPMKVVDPRGKAGYWIAAAGDAEDGGPGTDFHAVMQGYVSITPLQLDRTFNDAFRSLDGWLEGLR; this is encoded by the coding sequence ATGCGTATTCTGATTTCTAACGACGATGGGGTAACCGCACCCGGTCTCGCCGCGCTTTATGCTGCGCTGGCGGATTACACCGAATGCGTGGTTATCGCCCCGGAGCAGGACAAAAGCGGCGCCAGCAGTTCGCTGACGCTCGACCGTCCGCTGCACCCGCAATACCTGGCCAACGGCTTTATCAGCCTCAATGGCACACCGACCGACTGCGTGCATCTGGGCCTTAATGGCTTGCTGGAGCGCGAGGCGGACATGGTGGTTTCCGGTATCAACCTTGGCGCCAACCTTGGCGATGACGTGCTGTATTCCGGAACCGTGGCGGCCGCTCTTGAGGGGCGTTTTCTCGAGCGTCCTTCGTTCGCTTTTTCGCTGGTCTCGCGGCAGGTGGATAATCTGCCGACAGCGGCGTACTTTGCGCGCAAACTGGTTGAAGCCCATGCCGGGCTCGATCTGCCGCCGCGCACGGTGCTCAACGTGAACATTCCCAACCTGCCTATCGACCACATTCGTGGCATCCAGTTGACCCGACTCGGCCACCGTGCCCGGGCAGCTGCGCCGATGAAAGTGGTCGACCCACGGGGCAAGGCCGGTTACTGGATTGCCGCCGCCGGCGATGCCGAAGATGGCGGCCCGGGCACGGACTTTCATGCGGTGATGCAGGGTTATGTATCCATCACACCGTTGCAGCTCGATCGCACCTTCAACGATGCGTTCAGAAGTCTCGACGGCTGGCTGGAGGGACTGCGCTGA
- a CDS encoding peptidoglycan DD-metalloendopeptidase family protein has protein sequence MSLTVIAQRMGNTSFQRLVTGLVLSTLLVGCSSTKSSNVRVVDRNSAVAQRPTVTTGQYVVRPGDTMFSIAFRYGWDYKALAARNNIPTPYTIHPGQTIRFDGRTGSTPTAVVSNSSSSPSSSSKTTVIRRQANGTTTTTTTGSTGVAPSVANKPAPAPLPPAGPAPTGWGWPSNGILIGKFSSNGSLNKGIDIAGDLGQPVLAASDGTVVYAGSGLRGYGELVIIKHSETYVSAYGHNRRLLVREGQQVKVGQTIAEMGSTGTDRVKLHFEIRRQGKPVDPLQFLPRR, from the coding sequence GTGAGTCTCACAGTCATTGCGCAGCGTATGGGTAACACGAGCTTTCAGCGCCTGGTGACTGGCCTTGTCTTGAGCACCTTGCTGGTCGGTTGCTCCAGCACCAAATCGAGCAATGTCCGGGTGGTCGATCGCAACAGCGCGGTGGCCCAGCGTCCTACCGTGACGACCGGGCAGTATGTAGTCCGTCCGGGCGATACGATGTTTTCGATCGCGTTTCGCTACGGCTGGGACTACAAAGCCCTCGCTGCCCGGAACAATATTCCTACGCCGTATACGATCCATCCGGGTCAGACAATTCGCTTCGATGGCCGTACCGGTTCAACGCCGACGGCGGTGGTGAGCAACAGCAGTTCTTCGCCTTCTTCGTCGAGCAAAACCACGGTAATCCGGCGCCAGGCAAATGGCACGACGACCACGACAACCACCGGTTCTACTGGCGTTGCACCGTCCGTCGCCAACAAGCCTGCACCCGCGCCGCTGCCTCCGGCAGGCCCGGCCCCGACCGGCTGGGGATGGCCATCTAATGGCATTCTGATTGGAAAATTCTCTTCAAACGGTAGTTTGAATAAAGGAATTGATATCGCCGGGGATTTGGGACAGCCTGTTTTAGCTGCGTCTGATGGGACGGTGGTATACGCCGGGAGTGGCTTAAGGGGCTACGGCGAATTAGTCATCATCAAACACAGCGAAACCTACGTCAGTGCCTACGGACATAACCGCAGGCTGTTGGTTCGGGAGGGACAGCAGGTCAAGGTCGGACAGACAATTGCCGAAATGGGGTCAACGGGTACAGACCGGGTGAAACTGCATTTTGAGATTCGCCGCCAAGGTAAACCTGTAGATCCGCTGCAGTTCCTGCCAAGACGTTGA
- the mutS gene encoding DNA mismatch repair protein MutS: protein MNKAVSDLSSHTPMMQQYWRLKNQHPDQLMFYRMGDFYEIFYEDAKKAAKLLDITLTARGQSAGQAIPMCGIPYHAAEGYLAKLVKLGESVVICEQVGDPATSKGPVERQVVRILTPGTVSDEALLDERRDNLIAALLGDERLFGLAVLDITSGNFSVSEIKGWENLLAELERINPVELLIPDDWPRDLPAEKRRGVSRRAPWDFERDSALKSLCQQFSTQDLKGFGCENLTLAIGAAGCLLAYAKETQRTALPHLRSLRHERLDDTVVLDGASRRNLELDTNLAGGRDNTLQSVVDRCQTAMGSRLLTRWLNRPLRDLTVLLARQSSITCLLDRYRFEKLQPQLKEIGDIERILARIGLRNARPRDLARLRDALGALPELQVAMTDLEAPHLQNLATITSTYPELAALLEKAIIDNPPAVIRDGGVLKTGYDSELDELQSLSENAGQFLIDLEAREKARTGLSHLKVGYNRIHGYFIELPSKQAESAPADYIRRQTLKGAERFITPELKEFEDKALSAKSRALAREKMLYEALLEDLISQLPPLQDTAGALAELDVLSNLAERALNLDLNCPRFVSEPCMRISQGRHPVVEQVLTTPFVANDLSLDDNTRMLVITGPNMGGKSTYMRQTALIVLLAHIGSFVPAASCELSLVDRIFTRIGSSDDLAGGRSTFMVEMSETANILHNATERSLVLMDEVGRGTSTFDGLSLAWAAAERLAHLRAYTLFATHYFELTVLPEAEPLVANVHLNATEHNERIVFLHHVLPGPASQSYGLAVAQLAGVPSEVIVRAREHLSRLEETALPHEAPKPASKGKPVTPQQSDMFASLPHPVLDELAKLDLDDLTPRRALEMLYALKNRI, encoded by the coding sequence ATGAATAAAGCCGTCTCCGACCTGTCCTCCCACACTCCGATGATGCAGCAGTACTGGCGCCTGAAGAATCAGCACCCGGATCAGCTGATGTTCTACCGCATGGGCGACTTCTACGAGATCTTCTACGAAGACGCGAAGAAGGCAGCCAAGTTGCTGGACATCACCCTGACCGCGCGCGGGCAGTCGGCGGGACAGGCGATTCCGATGTGCGGGATTCCTTACCACGCGGCGGAAGGCTATCTGGCGAAACTGGTCAAGCTCGGCGAATCGGTGGTGATTTGCGAGCAGGTCGGCGATCCAGCGACCAGCAAAGGCCCGGTCGAGCGTCAGGTCGTACGGATCCTCACGCCGGGTACGGTCAGTGATGAGGCGCTGCTCGATGAGCGCCGCGACAACCTGATTGCAGCCCTGCTGGGTGACGAACGTCTGTTCGGCCTTGCCGTGCTGGACATCACCAGCGGCAACTTCAGCGTCTCGGAAATCAAAGGTTGGGAAAACCTGCTGGCGGAACTGGAGCGGATCAACCCGGTGGAACTGCTGATCCCGGATGACTGGCCAAGAGACCTGCCGGCGGAAAAACGCCGTGGCGTCAGTCGTCGTGCACCGTGGGATTTCGAGCGTGATTCGGCGCTGAAAAGCCTTTGCCAGCAGTTCTCCACCCAAGACCTGAAGGGTTTTGGCTGCGAGAACCTGACCCTGGCCATCGGCGCCGCCGGTTGTCTGTTGGCCTATGCCAAGGAAACCCAGCGCACCGCCCTGCCCCACCTGCGCAGCCTGCGCCACGAACGCCTGGATGACACCGTGGTGCTGGACGGTGCAAGCCGTCGCAACCTCGAACTCGACACCAACCTGGCCGGTGGTCGCGACAACACCCTGCAATCGGTGGTCGATCGCTGCCAGACCGCCATGGGCAGCCGTCTGCTGACCCGTTGGCTGAACCGTCCGTTACGCGACTTGACCGTATTGCTGGCGCGCCAGAGCTCGATCACGTGTCTGCTCGATCGCTATCGTTTCGAAAAGCTGCAACCACAGCTCAAGGAAATCGGCGACATCGAGCGAATTCTCGCGCGGATCGGCCTGCGCAACGCGCGTCCTCGTGACCTTGCGCGCTTGCGCGACGCCCTCGGTGCCCTGCCTGAACTGCAAGTGGCAATGACCGATCTGGAAGCGCCGCACCTGCAAAACCTCGCGACCATCACCAGCACCTACCCGGAGCTGGCGGCGTTGCTGGAAAAAGCCATTATCGACAACCCGCCGGCGGTGATCCGTGACGGCGGCGTGCTGAAAACCGGTTACGACAGTGAACTCGACGAGCTGCAATCGCTGAGCGAAAACGCCGGCCAGTTCCTCATCGACCTGGAGGCGCGCGAGAAGGCCCGAACCGGCCTGAGCCATCTGAAAGTCGGCTATAACCGCATTCATGGCTACTTCATCGAACTGCCGAGCAAGCAGGCCGAGTCGGCACCGGCGGACTATATCCGTCGGCAAACCCTGAAAGGCGCCGAGCGCTTCATCACGCCGGAACTGAAAGAGTTCGAAGACAAAGCCCTCTCTGCCAAGAGCCGTGCCCTGGCGCGCGAGAAGATGCTTTACGAAGCCCTGCTGGAAGATCTGATCAGCCAGTTGCCACCGCTGCAGGACACCGCCGGCGCGCTGGCCGAACTGGACGTTTTGAGCAACCTCGCCGAGCGTGCGCTGAATCTCGACCTGAACTGCCCGCGCTTCGTCAGCGAGCCGTGCATGCGCATCTCCCAGGGTCGTCACCCGGTGGTCGAGCAAGTGCTGACCACGCCGTTCGTGGCCAACGACCTGAGCCTCGATGACAACACGCGCATGCTGGTGATCACCGGCCCGAACATGGGCGGTAAATCCACCTACATGCGCCAAACCGCATTGATCGTGCTGCTGGCGCATATCGGCAGCTTCGTGCCGGCGGCGAGTTGCGAATTGTCGCTGGTTGACCGGATCTTCACCCGCATCGGCTCCAGTGATGACTTGGCCGGTGGTCGTTCGACCTTCATGGTCGAAATGAGCGAAACCGCCAACATCTTGCACAACGCCACCGAGCGCAGCCTGGTGTTGATGGACGAAGTCGGTCGCGGCACCAGCACGTTCGACGGTCTTTCGTTGGCGTGGGCGGCGGCCGAGCGTCTGGCGCATCTGCGCGCGTATACGCTGTTTGCCACCCATTACTTCGAACTGACCGTGTTGCCGGAAGCCGAGCCATTGGTGGCCAACGTCCACCTCAATGCGACCGAGCACAACGAACGCATCGTTTTCCTGCACCACGTGCTGCCCGGCCCTGCCAGCCAGAGCTACGGCCTGGCGGTGGCGCAACTGGCCGGCGTGCCAAGCGAAGTCATCGTGCGTGCCCGCGAGCATTTGAGCCGACTGGAAGAAACCGCTTTGCCGCATGAAGCGCCGAAACCTGCCTCCAAAGGCAAACCGGTAACGCCGCAGCAAAGCGACATGTTCGCCAGCTTGCCGCACCCGGTTCTCGATGAGCTGGCTAAACTGGATCTGGATGACCTGACCCCGCGCCGAGCTCTCGAAATGCTCTATGCACTGAAGAACCGGATATAA
- a CDS encoding XRE family transcriptional regulator gives MQKRNVASVLRALLDQHGISPTELHRRTGVPQSTLSRILSGKIVDPSDKHISKIAEYFAVSTDQLRGRADVASSAGAVRDDVHAELKDIMLWDDDTPVDDDEVSVPFLREVELAAGSGRFVIEESERSSLRFGKRSLRHNGVQFDQAKCVTVRGNSMLPVLRDGATVGVNAGKCGIGDIIDGDLYAINHNGQLRVKQLYRLPTGIRLRSFNRDEHPDEDYSFQEIQEEQIVILGHVFWWGMYAR, from the coding sequence ATGCAAAAACGCAACGTAGCCTCCGTCTTAAGAGCACTGCTCGACCAGCACGGGATCTCCCCCACGGAGCTCCACCGTCGCACCGGCGTGCCCCAATCCACTCTCTCGCGGATTCTCAGCGGGAAGATCGTCGATCCCTCGGATAAACATATCTCGAAGATCGCCGAGTACTTCGCCGTGAGCACCGATCAATTGCGCGGGCGCGCGGATGTCGCGTCGTCGGCCGGTGCCGTGCGTGATGACGTGCACGCGGAACTCAAGGACATAATGCTGTGGGACGACGATACGCCTGTCGATGATGACGAAGTATCGGTGCCGTTCCTTCGCGAGGTTGAATTGGCTGCTGGATCAGGAAGATTCGTCATCGAAGAGAGCGAGCGCTCTAGCCTGCGCTTCGGCAAGCGCAGCCTGCGTCATAACGGTGTGCAGTTCGACCAGGCCAAATGCGTGACTGTGCGCGGCAACAGCATGTTGCCGGTGTTGCGTGATGGCGCAACTGTTGGTGTGAATGCGGGCAAGTGCGGCATTGGCGACATCATCGATGGCGACCTGTATGCGATCAATCACAACGGCCAGTTACGCGTAAAGCAGCTTTACCGCTTGCCTACCGGCATTCGTCTGCGCAGCTTCAATCGCGATGAACATCCGGACGAGGACTACA